A genomic stretch from Komagataeibacter xylinus includes:
- a CDS encoding S-(hydroxymethyl)glutathione dehydrogenase/class III alcohol dehydrogenase, which produces MDVRAAVAFEAGKPLEIETVQLEGPREGEVLVEIMATGLCHTDKFTLSGADPEGLFPAILGHEGAGVVREVGPGVRHLKPGDHVIPLYTPECRECKSCLSRKTNLCTAIRSTQGKGLMPDGTSRFSFRGQPIHHYMGCSTFANFTVLPEIALAKIRPDAPFDKVFYIGCGVTTGIGAVLFTAKVEAGATVAVFGLGGIGLNVIQGAKMVGAERIIGIDINPEREAIGRKFGMTDFINPRDLGPDGDLVGHIVELTGGGVDYSFECVGNPTLMRQALECAHRGWGVSTIIGVAGAGQEISTRPFQLVTGRRWIGSAFGGARGRTDVPRIVDWFMENRIDIDSLITHRLPLERINEGFDMMAKGESIRTVVEF; this is translated from the coding sequence ATGGATGTAAGGGCCGCCGTTGCCTTTGAGGCAGGCAAACCGCTTGAAATCGAGACCGTGCAGCTCGAAGGTCCGCGTGAGGGCGAGGTGCTGGTGGAAATCATGGCTACCGGCCTGTGCCACACCGACAAGTTCACCCTTTCGGGTGCTGACCCGGAGGGGCTGTTCCCCGCCATCCTTGGCCATGAAGGGGCAGGGGTGGTGCGTGAGGTGGGCCCCGGCGTGCGGCACCTTAAGCCCGGTGATCACGTAATCCCGCTCTACACGCCGGAATGCCGGGAGTGTAAATCCTGCCTGTCGCGCAAGACCAACCTGTGCACGGCCATCCGCTCGACACAGGGCAAGGGGCTGATGCCTGATGGCACGTCGCGCTTTTCGTTCAGGGGGCAGCCGATCCATCACTACATGGGCTGCTCCACCTTTGCCAACTTCACCGTCCTGCCCGAGATAGCACTCGCCAAGATCCGGCCCGATGCCCCGTTTGACAAGGTGTTCTACATCGGCTGCGGCGTGACCACCGGCATTGGTGCCGTGCTGTTTACCGCCAAGGTCGAGGCCGGGGCCACGGTGGCCGTGTTCGGGCTGGGTGGCATCGGGCTGAACGTGATCCAGGGCGCGAAGATGGTGGGTGCCGAGCGCATCATCGGCATCGACATCAACCCCGAACGCGAGGCCATTGGCCGCAAATTCGGCATGACCGATTTCATCAACCCCAGGGACCTCGGCCCGGATGGCGATCTTGTTGGCCATATCGTGGAACTGACCGGGGGCGGGGTGGATTACTCGTTCGAATGCGTGGGCAACCCCACGCTCATGCGCCAGGCGCTGGAATGCGCGCATCGGGGATGGGGGGTTTCCACCATCATCGGCGTGGCAGGCGCGGGGCAGGAGATCAGCACGCGTCCCTTCCAGCTCGTGACCGGGCGGCGGTGGATCGGCTCGGCCTTTGGTGGCGCGCGTGGGCGTACCGACGTGCCGCGCATCGTGGACTGGTTCATGGAGAACCGCATCGACATTGACAGCCTAATCACCCACAGGCTGCCGCTCGAGCGCATCAATGAAGGCTTTGACATGATGGCTAAGGGCGAGAGCATCCGCACCGTTGTCGAGTTCTGA
- a CDS encoding bestrophin family protein: protein MVINRKIGLWILMRESLLSLVLLCAWDVVVVMMFQIFHQEWMEQPTLPISLIGSALVLFMSFRNNTAYNRWWEGRTLWGAVTNNSRSFARQAGTILRGCPDLACAMAAYPYALRSALGRLDDLQDVMRLLPDSMKPGIEGRANIPAAILFQIGLRVDAECRRMNIDGALQGQIDRILSDMSNAQGGLERIRNTPLAIQFSVLPKVVAAVFCIILPLSMVQTLGWITPLGSSLVGVLFVALDKVGSDLQDPFGSTPHGMPMLTISRTIEIDLMQSCGLPAPPPLTPVRGIQG from the coding sequence ATGGTCATCAATCGCAAAATCGGTTTGTGGATCCTCATGCGCGAGAGCCTGCTCTCGCTTGTGCTGCTATGTGCGTGGGATGTGGTCGTGGTCATGATGTTCCAGATCTTCCATCAGGAATGGATGGAGCAGCCCACCCTGCCCATATCGCTCATCGGCTCGGCGCTGGTGCTGTTCATGAGCTTTCGCAACAACACCGCCTATAACCGCTGGTGGGAGGGGCGCACCCTGTGGGGGGCCGTGACCAATAACAGCCGCTCGTTTGCGCGGCAGGCAGGCACCATCCTGCGTGGCTGCCCGGACCTGGCCTGCGCCATGGCCGCCTACCCCTACGCGCTGCGCAGCGCACTCGGCCGGCTTGATGACCTGCAGGACGTCATGCGCCTTTTGCCTGATTCGATGAAGCCCGGCATCGAAGGCCGCGCCAACATCCCCGCTGCCATCCTGTTCCAGATCGGGCTGCGGGTGGATGCGGAATGCCGCAGGATGAATATTGATGGCGCATTGCAGGGCCAGATCGACCGTATCCTGTCCGACATGAGCAACGCGCAGGGCGGGCTCGAGCGCATCCGCAACACGCCACTGGCCATCCAGTTCTCGGTGCTGCCCAAGGTCGTGGCGGCGGTGTTCTGCATCATCCTGCCGCTTTCCATGGTGCAGACGCTGGGGTGGATCACGCCGCTCGGTTCATCGCTCGTGGGGGTTCTGTTCGTGGCTCTCGACAAGGTCGGCAGCGACCTGCAGGACCCCTTTGGCTCAACGCCGCACGGCATGCCGATGCTGACCATATCGCGCACCATCGAGATCGACCTCATGCAGTCCTGCGGGTTGCCTGCCCCGCCGCCGCTCACGCCTGTCAGGGGCATACAGGGCTGA
- a CDS encoding CarD family transcriptional regulator, which yields MSMFRTTQKGTVTDAMARTAAATTAAEAKSSTAVKDEDPFREGDAIVYAAHGVGRVDRIGVDEIAGTKLEMIQISFPGNQMTLRIPLSKARKSGLRKIVSREIVDKAMAIIKGKPHVSRGMWARRAVAYQEKINSGDLVQIAEVLRDLRRNVDSLDGSFSERKLFEAAQERFVAEVAVLEGKEPTEVLENLTEVMKAA from the coding sequence ATGAGCATGTTCAGAACCACCCAGAAGGGCACTGTGACCGATGCCATGGCGCGGACCGCCGCCGCGACCACGGCAGCCGAGGCCAAGTCCAGCACGGCTGTAAAAGATGAAGATCCGTTCCGCGAGGGCGATGCCATCGTCTACGCCGCGCATGGCGTGGGCCGCGTTGACCGGATCGGGGTCGACGAAATCGCGGGCACGAAGCTGGAAATGATCCAGATCTCGTTCCCCGGCAACCAGATGACGCTGCGCATCCCGCTCTCGAAGGCACGCAAGTCGGGCCTGCGCAAGATCGTCTCGCGCGAGATCGTGGACAAGGCGATGGCCATCATCAAGGGCAAGCCCCATGTCAGCCGTGGCATGTGGGCCCGCCGCGCCGTGGCCTATCAGGAAAAGATCAACTCCGGCGACCTCGTACAGATTGCCGAAGTGCTGCGCGACCTGCGCCGCAATGTCGACAGCCTTGATGGCAGCTTCAGCGAGCGCAAGCTGTTCGAGGCCGCCCAGGAACGCTTCGTGGCCGAGGTGGCCGTGCTCGAAGGCAAGGAGCCGACCGAAGTGCTGGAAAACCTGACCGAGGTGATGAAGGCGGCCTGA
- the fghA gene encoding S-formylglutathione hydrolase — MGQITTLEEHASCDGRVGFYSHPSTALGLEARFGVFLPARALAGEKVPVVFVLAGLTCTQETFLIKSNAVRFAARHGLALVAPDTSPRGAAVPGEDAAYDLGTGAGFYLDATTPAWRAHYRMGSYIDTELPQLVQDHFAIDGARRGIMGHSMGGHGALVHALTAPQAWKSVSAFAPICHPTIVPWGEKAFAAYLGPDRKAWARHDATLLLEAGHTHPTTILIDQGEADQFLHNQLRPDLLHTAAGAAGQGLQLREHAGYDHSYWFIQSFIADHINHHAAILNAT, encoded by the coding sequence ATGGGCCAGATCACAACGCTTGAGGAACACGCAAGCTGCGACGGGCGGGTTGGCTTTTACAGCCACCCTTCCACCGCGCTGGGGCTGGAGGCGCGTTTTGGCGTGTTCCTGCCCGCCCGGGCGCTGGCAGGCGAGAAGGTGCCGGTTGTATTCGTGCTGGCGGGCCTGACCTGCACGCAGGAGACCTTCCTCATCAAATCCAACGCCGTGCGCTTTGCCGCCCGGCACGGGCTGGCGCTGGTTGCTCCCGATACCTCGCCGCGCGGTGCCGCCGTGCCGGGCGAGGACGCGGCATACGACCTTGGCACCGGTGCCGGTTTTTACCTTGATGCCACCACGCCCGCGTGGCGGGCGCATTACCGCATGGGCAGTTACATCGATACGGAACTGCCGCAACTGGTGCAGGACCATTTTGCCATTGATGGCGCGCGGCGTGGCATCATGGGGCACTCCATGGGCGGGCATGGCGCGCTTGTGCATGCGCTCACGGCCCCGCAGGCATGGAAATCCGTTTCGGCCTTTGCGCCGATCTGTCATCCCACCATCGTGCCATGGGGCGAGAAGGCGTTTGCCGCCTATCTTGGCCCCGACCGCAAGGCCTGGGCGCGGCATGATGCAACGCTGTTGCTTGAAGCGGGCCATACCCACCCCACCACCATCCTGATCGATCAGGGGGAGGCGGACCAGTTCCTGCACAACCAGCTCAGGCCCGACCTGCTGCATACGGCGGCAGGTGCTGCGGGACAGGGGCTACAACTGCGCGAGCATGCAGGGTATGACCACTCCTACTGGTTCATCCAGTCCTTCATTGCTGACCATATCAACCATCATGCTGCAATCCTGAATGCGACGTAA
- a CDS encoding secondary thiamine-phosphate synthase enzyme YjbQ: MRQELHSLQVSTHGKGLVPIDRPVLAWVRQSGIETGLLTLWCRHTSASLCVQENADPTVRTDIERYFEALVPEQPGRYIHDDEGPDDMPAHLRAMLTNTQLSIPVASGRPVLGTWQGLYLFEHRARPHRREIVLHLMGE, encoded by the coding sequence ATGCGCCAGGAACTGCACAGCCTTCAGGTAAGCACGCATGGCAAGGGGCTGGTTCCGATCGACCGGCCGGTGCTGGCATGGGTGCGGCAGAGCGGGATTGAAACCGGCCTGCTCACCCTGTGGTGCCGCCACACCTCTGCCTCGCTATGTGTGCAGGAAAATGCCGACCCGACCGTGCGTACGGATATCGAGCGGTATTTCGAGGCGCTGGTGCCCGAGCAGCCCGGTCGCTACATCCATGATGATGAAGGCCCGGATGACATGCCCGCCCATCTGCGCGCCATGCTCACCAACACGCAGCTTTCAATCCCTGTGGCCAGTGGCAGGCCGGTACTGGGCACATGGCAGGGATTATACCTGTTCGAGCACCGCGCCCGCCCCCACCGACGCGAGATCGTGCTGCACCTGATGGGCGAATAA